The window CGGCCCGCCGACAAATGGGTCGTGCTCCAGCGGCGTCACCTCGGCCACCTGTCCGTCGGCCGGCGAAACGATCAGCCCCGGCCCGCTCGGCACATGTCGCGCGGGGTCGCGAAAGAAGTACACCACCAGCGCCAGCGGAATGGCTGTCAGCGGCGCCAAATACCAATGGTAGAGCGCCAGCCCCAGGGTGATCGCCAACAGCGGACCCGCCATCAGCAATAGCTCGGCCAGCCCCCAGCGCGCAAACGGCAGCCGCTCGCGCCACCGAAACGAGTCGGCTTCGGCTGGCCAGACGCAATCGTTCTGGTTGCGAAAGAATTTGAGGTCGCGCTGGTCCAGCACCTCATGCGGGCACCCCGTCACGCTGCCGCTCCGCAGCCTCGCCATGCGGCCCACGTAGCCCGGCCAGCAGCGCTTCAGGTACCAGCGGCGCAGCCTCCCCCAGGCCAACTCGATGCGGTAGCAAACGCCCCCCCCCGGTTGAATGCTCGGGATGTTCGCCGGCAATGGTTCGGCAGCGGTAGGACCAGGCGCCAATTCGACGTCGCTCATGCGTGCTCGCAAGACCGGGGAAACGAATCACTCGATCTTACGGCAATTGCCGCCGTCGCAACATGCCCCCAAAAATGGCCCATTTCGCCGTGCTCGGCCAGAAATCAGCTCAACCGCTCTTGGATGCGGGCAATGTCGACGGTGATGATCTCCGTCACCCAGCCCCCCACCAGCACCAACACGATCGCGCCGGCCAGCCACCCCTGCCATTTTCCGCGATACGACAACAGCCGCTGCCGCTGCGCGATGGCGCTGGCCGCAAAAATGACCAACAGCGGAACCAGCGGCAAATGGTAGCGCGAATGCGCGAAAACCAGCGTATGCAACAGGCAGATGTAGGCCATCACCAATAGCAGCAGCGTGTACGCTCGCCAATCCCCCGGCGG is drawn from Pirellulales bacterium and contains these coding sequences:
- a CDS encoding phosphatidylserine decarboxylase — its product is MSDVELAPGPTAAEPLPANIPSIQPGGGVCYRIELAWGRLRRWYLKRCWPGYVGRMARLRSGSVTGCPHEVLDQRDLKFFRNQNDCVWPAEADSFRWRERLPFARWGLAELLLMAGPLLAITLGLALYHWYLAPLTAIPLALVVYFFRDPARHVPSGPGLIVSPADGQVAEVTPLEHDPFVGGPAVRIGIFLSIFNVHINRAPMSGRVIRLIYSPGEFRNALDPESAIYNENMWIGLEETRSPYRRFVVRQIAGAIARRIVCDLRPGEVLQRGQKFGMIKLGSRTELILPASEGLSVDVKVGDRVKAGASIMAHWVGSPAV